In Sphaerospermopsis torques-reginae ITEP-024, the genomic window CTAGGTTATATAAAGGTGAAGATTTACGTTTAAGTTATGTGACTTGGCAAGAAACAGCAAATCCTTTTGTGGTAGTGGAATTATTATCTCCTGGAACAGAAGATGAAGATTTAGGTAACAAGCAAAGTCAAAAAGATAAACCGTCTACAAATAAACCTCCTACAAAATGGGAAGTTTATGAACGCATTTTGCGGATTCCTTATTATATTGTTTTTAGTCGTTATACCAATGAATTCCACGCATTTCATTTAGTGGGTGGTCATTATGAACCAATGAATTTAATTGATGGACTTTTACCAATGCCAGAGTTAGGTTTAAGTTTAGGATTATGGTCAGGTTCATTTCGTGGTATTTCTAAGTTGTGGTTAAGGTGGTTTACTCTTGATGGAGAATTAATTCCTGAACCTACAGAAGAAGCTGCTGTTGCTCAAGAAAGAGCTATTGTTGCTGAACAAGAAGCAACTCAAGCAAAAAGAACAGCGGAAATACTAGCAGAAAAATTGCGTCAGTTAGGTGTTAATCCTGATGAACTTGATGATTAAATCTTTTTGTCAGAATCAGGATGTCCAGGATTTTAGGATTTACAGGATTAAATTAGTATATTAGAGGATGTTTTAAAAGTCGCTGATGGTTTATCAAATATTTATAGATCCTTCTAAATCCCCATTGAAAAGGGGGACTTTGACTCTAGTTCCCCCCTTTTTAAGGGGAGTTAGGGGGGATCAGGGGGGTGCCTAAAATCACGATCCAAAACTTTTCAAACACCCTCTTAGACATCTCCAGAAATTAAATATGCGGTTTCCATAACCCTTGTAGAGACGTTGCATGCAACGTCTCTACATTCATTTTCGGAGAGGTCTATTGGTGTTATATTGGTGGTAGAATTGGGTAAACTTTCGGCTATTACACCTACCAACCTACCCAACCCTGGTTTATGTTTGGATATTGTCACCAACATCACTGGGACAGGTCTGGACTCTTCTATTGTACGCCCGATAAATTCCCATTTACCAGTTCTGACAGTTGAAGAGTGCTTGCGCCGGAAACTACCAACCGAAACCCGTTGTTGTTGTTCCTGTTGTCTGGGTTGTTGTTGTTACGATACGCAGAACGGCAATTTCTGGGGTTGTTGTTCCAAGAACCACCGCGCAGCATCCGGATGTGCCTGTTCCATCTTCACAGTCTTGTAGCTACAAGAGATGCGAATATCTTTTGACGTAACCGCCAGGTGTCTCCGTGTTCTAGATGGGCGTTCCAACTTTGCACAGAGCGATTAACGTCTTGAGCAGAAATTATACCATTTTGATAATGTTTTTGCAATTTTTTTAGTCTGCGTTTTCCGCGAATTAGGTTTTCTGATCTGAGCCTAATTCTATCTGGTAAAATGCGAAAGCCGAGAAAATTTGCACCGTGTCGAGTTTCAAAGATTTGGGTTTTTACAGGATGCAATTTTAAGCGTAGATTAGCTAAATATGATTCTATTGCTAATTTGGCTTCAGTTAAAACATTTTTATCATCGGCAAATAACGCAAAATCATCTACATAACGCACATATTTATTAATGTGTAATTCCTCTTGAATAAAATGGTCTAAACCGTTAAGATAAACATTAGAAAAAAACTGACTGGTGAGATTACCAATGGGTAAACCTATATGATATTGTAAAGGTGCAAGTAAATCATCACCAGGGAAATATTCAATGGCAGATATTTGGGGATTACTACTATTAATAATAGTGTCTATTAACCAAAGAGTATCTTGACATTTAATTTTCCGCCGGATTAATATTTTCAGAATATTGTGATCAATACTAGGAAAATATTTTTTAATATCACACTGCAAAATATAGCTACTAGAGCGAGCAAATTTAGTAAAGCGACGTAAAGCGCGATGAGTTCCAAACCCTACCCGGTTAGCATAGGAATCATTGATAAATGTTTTCTCAATAATTGGTACAATTACATTACACAAGGCATGATGAACTACTCTATCTCGATAGGGTGCAGCGGAAATGATCCGAGGTTTAGGTTCAAGAATGCTGAAAGTTTTATAAGCACCTGGTTGATAGGTTTTTGATGTTAACTCCGTTTGGATTTTTTCTAATTCTAATTCTAGGTTGTAATTAAATTCTAAAACATTTTCTCTGAACCGCTTACCTTTTTGCGCCTTACGTGATGCTAAGATTAAATTAGCAAAGTCTGTAATTTCGGGATAAAGATTACCATAACGTTTCATTTATGAATACCTAGCTTGTCGTTGTTGTTTGATCCAACCACCCAATTCATTACCAATTCCATTCAGCAATTGTCCCACATATTGATAGCGGCGTTCATCAAATAACTGAAAATCAAATAACAAGCGGGTTTGATGACGGATAATATCTAATTTAGCATTCAACAATTCTAACTGAGCTAGTTTTTGTTTAGCGTAACGTGCTAAAATTAAACCTTCCAGCAAATCATAAAGTCCAGAGACAATTCTATTACCCAAACCAAATTTATGCTTTTTGGGTAAACGGTCTAAAATTGGCACATACCACTTGATTAAATCGTAGGTTTTTTGGATAATTGGTAAATCTGACATTTTCTGTAAATGATGTTATTAATTGATAATTGACAATTGATAATTAGGGGTTGCTGAGAAAGTCTTTCCGTGAAGACAGGGAACTCTTAACAGGGAACAGGGAACAGTTTCAGCTATCTGTCATCCCCAAATTTTTGGGTTTGCGATCCCCAAAATGCACGGTTTTTCAGGTATACCCTTCAAAATTCTTGCACTTTTTTTCCTCTTTATCACTCTCAACCCTTTGATTTATCTAGGTTTTACATTTATTCAGCAAGCCCTAATTATTTCAGTCATTGTCAATTGTTCATTCTTAATTGTCCATTATTGAATACCCTAACCGTAGGGTTTTAGCACTGCTCAACCCCTACAAAATATACAAAATATATGTATTTTACACCAACTTGTAAACTAAGAAAATCCTGAAAATCCTCAAATCCTGGAAATCCTGATTCTGACAAAATCCCCAAAATTCTTAAATCCCAGTTTTGACACTTGACAAAATCCCATACCTCATCCATAATATAATTATCGTGCCAGATTTATAAAAAATAATTCGAGTCGCCAAAGGCGACATCGGGGAAGGGAAAAAGAAAAAGGGTAAAGTGCAAAAGCGCAAGAGGGTAAAGAACTAAAGATTCCTTGCGCCGGAAACTACCAACCGAAACCCGCCGTAGTCGTCCCTGTAGTCTGGGTAGTAGTAGGTACGATACGCAGAACGGCAATGTCTGGGGAGGCTGAGCCAAGAACCACCGCGCAGCACGCGATAATTACTAGTATCATCCTCATCATTATTTCTTTTTAGCCAAGCACTGCCATTATTGGGAGAGTCGCTATAATCTTCGTGCCAATCATCATAACACCATTCCCAAACATTACCGTGCATATCATACAACCCAAAGGCGTTAGCTGTAAAGCTACCTACCGGAGTTTTTTTTTGCCTCCATTCACTTTTAGGTTCTTCAGCATAGACAGTGGTAGAATGATAATTTGCTAACTCACCCGTGATTGTTCCCCCAAAGTGAAACGGTGTCGTCGTGCCAGCCCTGCAAGCGTATTCCCATTCAGCTTCACTCGGTAAACGATATTTTTTACGAGTGAGTCTAGAGAGCCTTTCACAGAACTCTACTGCATCATACCACGATATTGACTCAACTGGCAAATTATTTCCTTTAAATCTTGAAGGATCGGGGTTGAGGTCCCGTTTTGCTTTTGGACATTGTGTTACAACTGCTTTCCACTGCGCTTGAGTCACAGGATATATACCCATCCAAAAAGGTTGTACAGTTACCTGATGCTGGGGACTTTCACTATTATAGCGTCCTAGTTCGTCTTTTGGTGAACCCATCAGGAATGTACCACCAGGGATATACACCATGTCTAGGGTGACATTGTTGGATAGTTTTTCGGTGAAGTAATAATTTTGTTTGGTTTCTCGTTTGGTTTCCTCACCGCGACGGTTAACAGTGATGACAGGAAAATCAAAACTTTGTAACCGCACTTTCCCAAAATTAATTTCTGGACGTTTTAATTTAACTCCTGCAACATCAATATTTTCCCCAGTATTTAAATTTAATGCTAAATTTAATGCTTTCTGACTTGCTATTATTCCCGCTTCATCACCCCGTACAGCAGCACGATAACCTTGTGCTATTTTCAGTAAAGGTTCATACTCTGCTTTTAACGGTTCAGCTAAAGTTTCAATCACCGAAGACAACCGCACCAACTCAGCTTTATTATTATTAAAATAAGCCTGTTGTAATTTCTGCGCTAATGCTTTCGCTGCTTGACTACCTTTATCAACATAACTCAAAGCTGCCCATTCTTGAACTTGATATAATTCATCATTCTGATTTTGATTAGTAACTTGACGGTTAATATATGCAATGAGAAACTCTGAAAGTTCTTTTAATACCGCTTGACGATTTCTTATAGGAAGCTTTTTCAATAATTCATTTCTCACTTCCCGTTCCATTTCATATAACTCAAAATCTACCTGTTGACATAAATCTGATAATAATAAATCAGCAACAGCATACCAAGGAAGATCAGATTTTGGATTTGATGATTGAGAAAAGAACTTATACCATAAACTATACAATAAATCTGGCGTTAACAGCAAAGGAAAAGCAGCATAAGCAGCAAATTTTAAATGTGAGTTTCCTAGTAATTTCTCAAATACTGCTACTCTACCTTTTGCATCAAAACCATAATCCCATAAATCTTCATGATTGTCTTCATTATCTTGTTGTAGAGAAGTTTCATGAAACGTCTCTACATTTGATCTGAGAGAAGTTAGTTTATTACCCAATAACCATTTCACCATCTCTGGAAACTCGTTAGCATCGAAAGCAAACATGGGAACTAAAGAATTTATTTTCCCTATTTCTTCCGCAGTGGTATTTAACCAACGTTGACGCGGTAGAGGATTCAACCATGCTATTCTCTTTACCTTAGAAATGAGGTTTTCTAGAAAATCATAAGTTTCTTCCCATCTTTCTGCAACAGTGCGTCCACGCGCAGCACCAGCATCACTAACAATAATTACTAATGTATGATGTCGGGAAAATTTAGATAATACAGATGTTAAAAATTCACCTTGCCAACATTGCCGATCATGGTAAAGTTCATCCGTAGGACTATTATGAAAATAATAGACTTTAGCGGTCTTGTAAACTTGCTCTAATTGACGACAAAGTGGGTGAAATGGAGTCATTGAACCACCTTGATCAATTAATAGCACAACTTCCCGATATTTATTTTTTGGATAGTTAAAAATCGGTTTAACAAAAAATCCCCGTTTGCTAACATCTATCACTGTACCAAGAACATCAATTTTTTGAATATTACTGGATAATTTTCTGGTTAACTGTTGCTGACTTCTTTTTAATTGTTGTCTAATAACAGGAAAATAATTTTGTTGCTTGAGTTTAGTTTTTACAGCAGTAGCAACTTCTTCATTACTGCTAATTGCATCAGGATTAATTTGTTCTATATCTGCTTCTATCGGTGGTTTTAATTCTGGCTTCCCATCAGGTTGAGGTGTTTCTGGTGGTTGAATTTCATCTGTAAATTTAGCAGGTTGGGGGATTGTTTCTATGACTGGTTTAGGTTTGTCTTTTTCAATATCTTCTTGTTTAATTTCCCATATCCATTCTTGCCAACATTGATTAAATAAACTTTGTTGTTTGCGAGATTTTACCCAAACTGTTTGTAAAACCCGTTTAATTGCTGGGTTATCCTCATTTAATACTATGTCAACATTTTTAGATAAAGCGGTCAATGCCAAATCATACTGGTCTATAGTCAGGGGTAAACCAGCTTCTCGCAGTTGCAGAAATAGATTTAGCAGGGATGGGTTCTTCATAGTATCTCTATTTTACCATATTCTGGAAAATAAAAAGTAGAAAGTAAAAAGTAGGGTGCGTTAGCGACAGCGTAACGCACCAAAAACTTAATCATAGTGTGTTATGAATTTCATCCTCATACACCGACTATTGATAATGGTGCGTTGCGCTACGCGACAACACACCCTACAAACTGCAAACTGGGAACGAGAGTAATGAGAATAACGAGATTTAACCCAAAATATCATCCTGTAAATCCTTAAATCCTGGAAATCCTGATTCAGACATCTCCATATTCTTGCTTGTCCTTTTGGGTTTTTAACAACGTGCTACTGTAGGGAAGTGCATTTTTATTAAGTTCTGTGAGCAATGTTTTTAAGTTCTTTTCATCAATCTCTTTATTTTCATTTCTCACATGAAGATTTAAGACTTGAAACCAATCAATTAATTCACTCGTACTCACTTTTTTCTCGCTTTCTTCTTTATTATTGTTCATATCATCCCGCAAATTTGAAAATCTCTTAATTGCAGCATTTACCAATTCTTCAGGAGGTTGTGGAAATCTGCCATTAATAATATTGATTAAATCCTCTGGTTTGGGAAATTCCACATAATGATATAAACAACGTCGGAGAAAAGCGTTAGGTAATTCTTTTTCTTGGTTGGATGTGATAAAAATAATTGGTGGCTGATCTTTATTCGCTTTTAACCAACGTCGAGGACGTACATCTTTAATTTCATAACATTGGTCTTCTATCGCTAATAACAAATCATTCGGAAAATCGGTATCTGCTTTATCAATTTCATCAATTAAGACAATATTTCTAGCTTTGATATTATCATTTTCTCCATGTTCTAAAAAAGCATGACCTAATGAACCATACTCTAAATAATCATCAGGATGAGAAGGTTCTGATTGGTTATCTTTAACGTTGATTTGTGCTAATTGTGCAGCTTGTAATCTGCCAATATAATCATAGGTGTAAAAGCCATCTTGTGCTTTGCTGGTTGATTGAATATTCCACAGTCGAAAATGCCAATTTTCCTCGCTTCTCTGACTAAATTCATAAAAAACCGCCCTTGCAAGTTCACTTTTTCCACATCCTGGTTCACCCTCTAATAGCAATGGTCTGTTTAATTGAATGGCTAAATTTACCGCTTCTTTTAGTCCCTCGTCAGGATAGTAGGGATACAGTTTGCGGTTTACTTGTTCGTTCCATTCACCTCCAGAGGCAGGTTGTTTTTGTCCGGTGTATTCTAAGTCCACGGGTAATTACTCCATATTTTTAAAGTTGTGGGATCTCTGGGAATGTTCAATCTTTGATATAGTTCACAAAGCAATTGTTGAGCATTATTTTGACATTTATTAATTATTTCCTTTGCAATAGATTCTTGCATATCTGGTAGCTTCAGATTCATTAAATGAGATGAATGATAATCAGCTTTTGGTAATTCAATGATATTTTCATGAATATAACTGCCATTTTGTAATTGGTTTTGCAAATTTTTATCTGTAGCTAATAAGAACATTAACAAATGCCCAGGATTGTCAGGTGATCTTGCCTCATACATTGTTTTATAAAAGTTACATATTTTTTGAAAACTACTCAAGTCATAGCAATAATAATCAACATTAACAACAATAATAATATGTTCTTTTTTAAGTTTATCGTAAATTTTATGCTTGTGAAAATTACTTTTCCAATCGTTGATTGTTTTTTCTACTGGTGTATGAGTATTTTGACTAAATTCATTTAACGTTATCACAGAACATTTATTAATTTTGGTTTCATCAAAACAAGTTTTAATTGCTTTCTCTAATCGGTGCAACATCCAACTGCGACCATATAAACAATCATTGGAAATTAAAAACACTCGACCCTCACTAACATTGTTAGCTAGTGTATCAATTTGTGGTTCATGATTAAATAATTTTAGCTGTTCTTCTAACTCAGTAGCAGAGTCAGATTTACTAACACCAGATTCAGACTTATCAGCAATATCATTTGGATCTAAATGTAATACTTGACAAAAAGCTTTAAATGCAACTTCTGGTATGGGGTTGCCGTTATAAAACTTTTGCCAATTTGCATAATTAATGCCTTTAACATTAATCTCTTGAGCATAAACTTCTTGAACTGTACATTCTTTAATTTGTTTTCTTTTGAGAGTATTAATAAAATTGTTAATTTGGGTATATGAACTGTTACCTGTTGAGGATTGAGGATAAATTTCTTTTTTTAAACTATTTAATTCTTCAAGAGTCAGAGTAGTTTCTTCGGTGATATCATTCTTCTTTAAAATTTTTTGTGCATACCATTTAAATGCAATTTTATTAGCTTCAGATATAGCTTTACTATCCTCTGTTGTAGAAAAATCTGTTCCCCTCCCAATTTTTGTCTCAATTTTAACTTTCCCTCCCTTAGAAGCCTGTAACTTTTTCTCCATCTCTCAAAACCTTTAACTTTTTTTCCATCTCTCATTTAAATTCCATCATGATCTGATCATGTTCTGATCATGATCAGATTTTTACATATCTTGGCGCAACTTCTTTAATGAAGTTGTTGATTGGGAGGATACCCTCATGAATGACGACAACTTCAAAAATAAACTGCGTAATGGATTATACAGCCAGCAACAGATTGTTTTCTATATCTGGTCTGGTGCTGTAGTGATTCATGTTGTTATGATCTGCTTTGGTATAGCATTGTTATTTCAAGGAAAAATTCACGACGGGTCCTTAACAACTGTCGCTGGTGTTCTGTCTCAGATGTCTGTTGGTGGTTTTGCTAAGTACAATTTATCTCGGTTGGAAAAGCAAATTAAGGGCTTGATGTAGCTTAAAATACATAAAATTAGGGGTTTAGCACTGCTGAACCCCTACCAACCAACACCTAGATCCCCGACTTCTGACATTAATTGATCATTTATTGACAAGCTGACAATCGGGAATCTTAAATACTTCTGACATCAAACACAAAATCTGCTATATAAAACCTAGACAAAGCTAGACTTTACTTTCTACTTCAACGGGAGCATGGGAGCGGTTATCCCTCTGTAGACTTTCACGCTGTAGCCCAACGCGATTGTGTTCCAATTAAGTTTCTGAAAAAGACTACCACCATCATTGCTTGGTTTTCGCGTCGGCAATAGTCTCAATTCAATACTTGATATCACCGTATTATATATCAAGTAGTTGATTTTTTCCGGAAAATATATTGATTTTTGTCAATATAAGTATAGTTTTGTCTATGAAATTGTCAACTTAGGACAAGCTCGCAATTGAGGAGATTTATCTATTGACTTCCATCCGAAAACCTGATATGCTGGATTTTGATAAGGAAGAACCATCACAAAATATTTAAACAAGATAATTAAATATTATTTGTCAGAATCAGGATGTCCAGGATTTGAGGATTTACAGGATTAAATAAAGAAGTTGTGTTTTTAAGCTATCTATTAATCTATTTATGACTTTATCCCCTCCCCTAACTTCTCAATCAGATCCACCCCTTCCCCCTTGGGAGAGTCTACCCACGATGTATGATTTACCTAGTGAGAACCCAGAGGAACCCGGTTTGCCAGACGATTTTCATTTTTTACAACCGTTACTTTTATATCTAACTTTTCAACCTATAAACTGGCTTCCAGAACTTGTTTATAGTGCTGCTGACCTGAATCTTTATTATGATTTAGAGCATCCTTTATGGTATAAACGGCCAGATTGGTTTGGTGTAGTTGGTGTTTCTAGGTTATATAAAGGTGAAGATTTACGTTTAAGTTATGTGACTTGGCAAGAAACAGCAAATCCTTTTGTGGTAGTGGAATTATTATCTCCTGGAACAGAAGATGAAGATTTAGGTAACAAGCAAAGTCAAAAAGATAAACCGTCTACAAATAAACCTCCTACAAAATGGGAAGTTTATGAACGTATTTTGCGGATTCCTTATTATATTGTTTTTAGTCGTTATACCAATGAACTCCACGCATTTCATTTAGTGGGTGGTCATTATGAACCAATGAATTTAATTGATGGACTTTTACCAATGCCAGAGTTAGGTTTAAGTTTAGGATTATGGTCAGGTTCATTTCGTGGTATTTCTAAGTTGTGGTTAAGGTGGTTTACTCTTGATGGAGAATTAATTCCTGAACCTACAGAAGAAGCTACTGTTGCTGCGGAAGAAGCTGCTAATGCTAAAGAAGAAGCTGCTGCTGCAAAAGAAAGAGCTATTGTTGCTGAACAAGAAGCAACTCAAGCAAAAAGAAAAGCGGAAATACTAGCCCAAAGGTTGCGTCAATTAGGCGTTAATCCTGATGAACTTGATGATTAACGTCAGTAAATAATTAATTAAATATTATTTGTCAGAATCAGGATGTCCAGGATTTTAGGATTTACAGGATTAAATCAGGATGGAAAAATTGATTAATTAATCTGTCACCTGTCACCTGTCACCTGTCACCTGTCACCTAATATTAAGAACCTTGATCCATAATCATATTCTGCACAATTGAAGCTGTAGCAGGTGCGAGTAAAACACCGTTGCGATAATGACCAGTGGCTAAAATCACATTACTATAATTAGCTAATTTCTCAATCACGGGTGCTGGTCTACCTTCAGGACGGGGACGCAAACCGGACCAAGTGCGGAGAATTTTCGCCTCGGATAAATCTGGACAAAAGGCGATCGCTTGTTGTTTGACAGATTCTAACAATTCTTTTTTAGCTAAAATCTCATCTTCATCATTGGGAAATTCTACCGTAGCACCCACCCAATAGTCACCATTACCCATAGGTACAAGATGAACATCATTGCCAGTAATCACTGGTTGAAAGTCAGGATTGCCTAACACCCGTCCTAAACTTAAATATAAAGCTTGTCCTAAAACTGGGCGAATATTTACCTTATGATTTAATTGTCTAGTCAGTAAAGTTGAACCTAAGCCAGCAGTCACAATAAACCAATCTGCCTCAACTTTACCTTCTGAAGTTTCCATAAATTTAAGTTTTTCAGTAACATGGGGTGTGATCTGAACTATGTCAGTAGAAGGTGCTTGATGATTGCGTACAGCCACACCAAATTTAAATTTTACCCCATTGCGTTGCGCTGCATCTACCAAAGCTAAGGTTAAAGCCGTGGGGTTGAGTTGCAGGTCTTGGGGAGAATAAACAGCACCAATCACAGTAGGATTATTAACTTGTGGACAGAATTTTTCTAGTTTTTCCTTGTCCCACACAGCTAACTGCCATCCTTGAGATTTACGAATTTCCCGTAATTGTTCCCATTCTGTCATCACTTCCACACCACTTTCTAAAGGGTGTTCTGGGTCTTCTGAGAGTAACATGACAAGACCTTGACGGTTACAAGGAATTTTCCGCCCTGTGATAGCTTCCAGTTCAGGAATTAAAGTTTGATAACGTTTAATACTTTCCTCCCGGATCTGCCAAGCTTTACCCTTGGTTTTATGGCTAATAATGCCCATTAAAACACCCAAAGCCGCAGCAGTAGAACCTTGTGCTGGTTGGTTTTTCTCAAAAACAGTGATATTTAAACCTTTAACTTGGCTCAGTTGATAGGCGATCGCCGCCCCAACTACACCACAACCGATAATTACTATATTCATAATCTTTGTAAACAGTGAGGGGTGAAGAGTTAAGACTATCCTCTTCACCCTATCACTTCATTAACCTAGCGTTTTGTGACTCAAGACTCAGAGTTATTTAGTTGTCAGTGATCAGTTATCTGGTTAAAGCTGGTAATAGGTAATTGGTAATAGGTAATTGGTAATACAATTTTGGATTTTGGATTTTGGATTTTGGATTTTGGATTTTGGATTATATTTCATGAACTCCAATCTAAAATCTAAAATCTAAAATCTTGTCCCAGTTCCCAGTCACCAGTCCCCAGTCCCCAGTCACCTTACTCTGGAATCAGTTGTAGGAACTTGTCAACATCTGCAAAGGCATCTTTGTAAGCACTTAAAGCTTGACTGGTATTACCCCCACTAGCAGCTTGGTCAATTTTTACCAAGTGACTTAATAAATCCTTTGTTATCTGTCTGCCTTTGGGTTGGTCTTGGGGTAATAGGTTCGGGATAACATAGGTCATATTTAACCTAGCTTCCGTCATTGGTCCATGAATAAAATTACCCACCTTGATCCATTCACCGCTTTGAATCAGGGTTTGCAGTTCTTGTGAGCGATCGCGCACCACCTGAATATCAGGCACATATTCCTGAATTTTCACCAGTTGAGTCGGTGTGTAAGTTGGAGGTGCAGTAGCAACACTAGGACTGCCACAGCTGATCAGGAATGTAGTCAAGAGTACAAGAATCAGTGACAAAATAGAGCGTTGACGCACCATAAACGGAAATTAATTTGCTATTTGTTTACCAATTTACAGTGTCATTTTAGATCGCTACTGTAATTTTTCGTTCTTACCAGTGAAAGTTTTGTCAAAAATTCTCTCACTTCATCGGGAGGAAATTCTTGCCCACCCAGTCAAAAGGCTTAGTTTCTGGTAATTAGGGTCATTTTTTAAGTATAATTACTCCAGTACAGCCGTAGACAAGGCAGTTAGGACATGAACTAAAACTAAAACTTAGATACTGAAAGGCATTTAGCACTGTCACCTGTCACCTGTCACCTGTCACCTGTCACCTATTCTAAATGTGAGGAAATCTTCATTCACAGTTGCAAAACTTCCAATCTTCTTGATAAGCTGAAACACTAATAAGACAAACCTTCTGGCGGTTTTTCTGTTTTCACATCCCCCACAGACCGATGCGATATTAGGAGAGTTTTAACGTGAATGCAGCTGAACAGGCAACAAACCTTGAACTAGCCAGCAAGATTGCTACAGTAGTAAACTTGTTTAAATTAGAGTTTCCTGATGCCAAAAGCGATCTTAAACCTTGGCATAATGACCAAGAAACCAGGGAACTCGTAGATCCTGATTCCATCGACATCGGTTTTCACTTTCCGGGAATCAGCAAATCTTGGCGCTGTCGTAGCGTTTTATTTCAAATCCGTTTTTATCAAGATCCTATCAATAAATCTCGGCGAGCTATTGGTATTGAAGTATCAGGATTTGATCATCGTGGGCAAGCATGGCGACTGTCAACGGTAGATCAATGGAGTTTTGTTGGTGAGTCTTTACCTTCTCCTGTTATTGGTGACAAACTCAAACAAATTTGCCGACAAATATTAGAAGTCTTTAACATAAATTCTGATTTATAAGGAGTCAGGAGTCAGGAGTCAGGAGGTAGCAGAAAGATAAATCTTCCCTGTTTTTAATTTTGACTT contains:
- a CDS encoding NAD(P)/FAD-dependent oxidoreductase; amino-acid sequence: MNIVIIGCGVVGAAIAYQLSQVKGLNITVFEKNQPAQGSTAAALGVLMGIISHKTKGKAWQIREESIKRYQTLIPELEAITGRKIPCNRQGLVMLLSEDPEHPLESGVEVMTEWEQLREIRKSQGWQLAVWDKEKLEKFCPQVNNPTVIGAVYSPQDLQLNPTALTLALVDAAQRNGVKFKFGVAVRNHQAPSTDIVQITPHVTEKLKFMETSEGKVEADWFIVTAGLGSTLLTRQLNHKVNIRPVLGQALYLSLGRVLGNPDFQPVITGNDVHLVPMGNGDYWVGATVEFPNDEDEILAKKELLESVKQQAIAFCPDLSEAKILRTWSGLRPRPEGRPAPVIEKLANYSNVILATGHYRNGVLLAPATASIVQNMIMDQGS
- the psbQ gene encoding photosystem II protein PsbQ → MVRQRSILSLILVLLTTFLISCGSPSVATAPPTYTPTQLVKIQEYVPDIQVVRDRSQELQTLIQSGEWIKVGNFIHGPMTEARLNMTYVIPNLLPQDQPKGRQITKDLLSHLVKIDQAASGGNTSQALSAYKDAFADVDKFLQLIPE